AAGCCCGAGGTCGACCCGCACGACGGGCCCGCGCCCACCGACCTCCTCATCACCGACCTCGTCGTCGGCGACGGCGCCGAGGCGCGCGCCGGACAGAACGTCGAGGTGCACTACGTCGGCGTCGCCCACAGCTCCGGCGAGGAGTTCGACGCCTCCTGGAACCGCGGCTCCACGTTCCGCTTCCCGCTCGGCGCCGGCCGCGTCATCGGGGGCTGGGACCAGGGCGTCGTGGGGATGAAGGTCGGCGGCCGCCGCCGCCTCGTCATCCCGCCGCACCTCGGCTACGGCGACCGCGGCGCGGGCGGGGCCATCAAGGGCGGGGAGACGCTGATCTTCGTCGTCGACCTGCTGGGCACGTCCTGAACCTGCTGATCCTCAGCGACACCCACATCCCGGCGCGGGCGCGCGACCTGCCCGCGCCGGTGTGGGCGGCCGTCGACGCGGCCGACGTGGTGATCCACGCCGGCGACTGGATCTCCGTCGCCGCCCTCGACGCGCTGCAGGCCCGCGCGGCCCGTCTCGTCGGCGTGTTCGGCAACAACGACGGCGACGAGCTGCGCGCCCGGCTGCCCGAGGTGGCCCGCGTCGAGCTCTCCGGCGTCCGGTTCGCCGTCGTGCACGAGACCGGGTCGTCGAAGGGCCGGGAGAAGCGCTGCTCCGCGGCGTACCCGGACACCGACGTGCTCGTGTTCGGGCACAGCCACATCCCGTGGGACTCCACGACGGTCACCGGGCTGCGCCTGCTCAACCCCGGCTCCCCCACCGACCGCCGCAGGCAGCCCACCCACACCTGGATGACGGCCGAGATCACCGCGGGCGCGCTGGGCCCGGTCACCCTGCACCACCTCTGAGCCGCGGGTGCTGGTCAGGCCGGGCCGTCCGTGGTGGGGTGGCGCGGTGGCAGCCGCGAAGGAGAGTCGTGAGGGCGTCGAGCTGAGCAGTCTCGACGGCCCGTTGTTCGACGGGTCCGACGCCACCAAGCGCGACCTCGTCGACTACCTCGACGGCGTCTCGTCCCGGATCCTGCCCGGCCTCGTACAGCGGGCGCTGTCGGTGGTGCGCGTCCGGCCGGGGCAGGAGCCGTTCATGCAGAAGAACCTCCCGAAGTACGCCCCGGACTGGATCGCCTCGACGACGGCGTGGTCGCACGCCTCCCAGCGCGACGTCCACTACGCCCTGTGCGACGACCGGCGGACGCTGCTGTGGTTCGCCAACCAGCGCGCGGTCGAGTACCACCCCGCGCTCCTGCGCGACGGCGAGACGGTCGCCCGGCAGCTGGTCATCGACCTCGACCCCCCGGTCGACGACGACTTCGCGCACGTCGTGGCGGCCGCCGCGTGCGTGCGGCAGGCGCTGGCCGACTCCGGGCTCGCCGGCGCGGTGAAGACGAGCGGGGCGAAGGGCGTGCACGTCGTGGTGCCGCTGGAACCGTCGGCGATCGACGACACCGCCGCCGCGACCCGTGCCCTCGCCGCCCGGGCCGAGGCGGTCGACCCGTCCGTCGCCACGACCGCGTACATCAAGGAGGACCGGGAGGGGAAGGTCTTCGTCGACTCCACCCGCGCGGGCGGCGCCACGATCGTCGCCGCCTACAGCCCGCGGGTCCGGCCCGGCGCGCCGGTGTCGTTCCCCGTCGCCTGGGACGACCTGGCCGGGGTCCACCCGCGCGACTTCACGATCCGCACCGCGCTCGGGCTCCTCGGCGACGCCGACCCGTGGGCCGACGCCCTGCCCGCCCCGCAGGCGCTGCCCGCCGACCTCGTCGAGCAG
This sequence is a window from Pseudonocardia petroleophila. Protein-coding genes within it:
- a CDS encoding metallophosphoesterase family protein translates to MNLLILSDTHIPARARDLPAPVWAAVDAADVVIHAGDWISVAALDALQARAARLVGVFGNNDGDELRARLPEVARVELSGVRFAVVHETGSSKGREKRCSAAYPDTDVLVFGHSHIPWDSTTVTGLRLLNPGSPTDRRRQPTHTWMTAEITAGALGPVTLHHL
- a CDS encoding FKBP-type peptidyl-prolyl cis-trans isomerase, yielding MAQQKPEVDPHDGPAPTDLLITDLVVGDGAEARAGQNVEVHYVGVAHSSGEEFDASWNRGSTFRFPLGAGRVIGGWDQGVVGMKVGGRRRLVIPPHLGYGDRGAGGAIKGGETLIFVVDLLGTS
- a CDS encoding DNA polymerase domain-containing protein; its protein translation is MAAAKESREGVELSSLDGPLFDGSDATKRDLVDYLDGVSSRILPGLVQRALSVVRVRPGQEPFMQKNLPKYAPDWIASTTAWSHASQRDVHYALCDDRRTLLWFANQRAVEYHPALLRDGETVARQLVIDLDPPVDDDFAHVVAAAACVRQALADSGLAGAVKTSGAKGVHVVVPLEPSAIDDTAAATRALAARAEAVDPSVATTAYIKEDREGKVFVDSTRAGGATIVAAYSPRVRPGAPVSFPVAWDDLAGVHPRDFTIRTALGLLGDADPWADALPAPQALPADLVEQGHAIPVARVVAMHEGKRRKRARAAE